From the Clostridiales bacterium FE2011 genome, one window contains:
- a CDS encoding helix-hairpin-helix domain-containing protein, with the protein MNSAAGLYRPDIFLRIRNRDRKSEKMSDKAKQLTGLFLVLTGIVLSLIHVLTPVYSNGMVYRTGSRIYWQLGSIPAKQDGIVRINDAGEEELETLPGIGKVYAIQMIDERDRNGPFFYPEDLTAVHGIGPGTLKKLYQYIDLKIE; encoded by the coding sequence ATGAACTCCGCAGCAGGATTATACAGGCCGGATATATTCTTGAGGATACGAAACAGGGACAGAAAGTCAGAAAAGATGTCTGATAAAGCAAAACAACTGACGGGGCTTTTCCTTGTTCTGACGGGGATCGTGCTGAGCCTGATCCATGTTCTTACACCTGTATACAGTAACGGGATGGTTTACAGAACAGGCAGCCGTATATACTGGCAGCTAGGCAGTATTCCTGCCAAACAGGACGGAATCGTCAGAATCAACGACGCCGGGGAGGAAGAGTTGGAAACACTCCCCGGCATCGGGAAGGTTTATGCAATACAGATGATTGATGAACGAGACAGGAACGGTCCGTTTTTTTATCCTGAGGATCTGACAGCGGTTCACGGAATCGGACCCGGAACATTGAAGAAACTGTATCAATATATTGATCTGAAGATTGAATAA